The sequence AGAGCAGGTGCAGGGGCAGCAGCGGCAGGGGCAGTCCCAAGAGCGACGCGCAGAGCATCAGCACCAGCTCACCGCCGTTGCCGGCCAGCAGGTAGACGAGCGTCTTGCGGATGTTCTCGTAGATGCCGCGCCCCTCGCGCACGGCCGCGACGATGCTCGCGAAGTTGTCGTTCGTGAGGATGAGGTCGGACGCCTCGCGGGTGACCTCCGCGCCGGTGCGGCCCATGGCGATGCCGATGTGCGCCTCGCGCAGGGCCGGGGCGTCGTTCACGCCGTCGCCCGTCATGGCGACCACCTCTCCGCGCGCCTTCCACCCCCGGACGATTTGAAGCTTCTGTTCCGCCGTGGCCCGCGCGTGCACGATGCCCTCCGGGGATTCGCCCTCGCGCAGGAGGCCCAGCTCCTTCGCGATGGCCAGGGCCGTGGCGGGGTGGTCGCCGGTGATCATCACCGTGCGCACCCCGGCCTCGCGCGCCGCGCGCACGGCCTCCACGGCTTCGGGCCGGGGCGGATCCGCCAGGCCCACCAGCCCCACCAGCGTGAGGTCCCGCTCCTCGGGGCCCTTCCCCTCCGCCACCGCCAGCACGCGCAGGGCGCGCCCCGCCAGCGAGGCCAGGGCCTCCGTCACGCCCGGAGGCACCTGCTTGCACAGCGGCAGCAGCGCCTCCAGCGCGCCCTTCACGTAGAGCACGCCGTCCGAGCGCAGGATGCTCATGCGCCGCCGGTCCGAATCAAAGGGCTGCTCCGACACGCGGGGGCGCTCGCGCTCCACGTCCGCGCGCTCCACGCCCGTCGCCCGCGCGGCCACGAGCAGCGCCAGCTCCGTGGGGTCGCCCGCGCCGGGCCCCTCCTGGCCCCGCGCCGGCAGCTCCGCGTCACAGCACGCCGCGGCCACCTCCAGCACGCGGTGCGCGGACGCCGGGGGCCACACCTCGCGCACCTCCATGATGCCCAGGGTGAGCGTGCCCGTCTTGTCCGTGCAGATGACCGTGGCGGAGCCCAGCGTCTCCACCGCTTGCATCCGCCGCACCAGCACGTGGCCCTTCACCATGCGCTGCACACCCACCGCGAGCGCGAGCGTCACCACCGTGGGCAGCCCCTCCGGCACCGCCGCGACCGCGAGCGCCACCGCCGCGAGCAGCAGCGCCACGCCCGACTCGCCTCGCATCAGCCCCAGCCCCGCGACCAGGGCCCCCACCGCCACGCACAGCACCAGCAGCATGCGGGTGACGCCCTCCAGCCGCTGCTGCAGCGGGGTCTGCGACACCTGCGCCGTGCGCACCAGGTGCGCGATGCGGCCCAGCTCCGTCTCCATGCCGGTGGCCGTCACCTCCGCGACCGCCGTGCCCGCCGCCACGGACGTTCCCATGAAGACGCGGTCCCTGCGCTCCGCCAGCGGGGTGGAGTCCGGCAGCGCGCCCACCTGCTTGTCCACCGGCGTGCTCTCCCCGGTGAGCGCCGCCTCCAGGGTGAGCAGCGCGTGCGCGGTGAGCAGCCGCGCGTCCGCGGCCACCACGTCCCCGGCCTCCAGCACCAGCGCGTCCCCCGGCACCACCTGGGACGCCGGAATCACGGCGCTCACGCCGTCGCGCAGCACCCGTGCGCCAGGCGCGGTGAGCGCGCGCAGGGCCAGCACGGCGCGGTCCGCGCGGTACTCCTGGAGGAAACCCACCAGCGCGTTGAGCACCACGATGGTGGCGATGGCCACCGCGTCCGCGCCCTCCCCCAGCAGCGCCGCCACGCCGCACGCCCCCAGCAGCAGCCACACCATGCCGGAGCGGAACTGACGGGCCAGGAAGCGCCACGCGGAAGCGGGCTGCTCGCGCGTCAGCGTGTTGGGGCCATGCTGGCGGAGCCGCGCCTCCGCCTCCTGCTGGCCCAGCCCCATGCGCTGCTCCGGAGCCGCCGCCACCGCCACCGCCACCTCGCCATGTGCCGCGCTCACCGCGCCACCTTCCTTGGGGAGCGCCCGCCAGGGCATCGCGCGCGGAGGCCGCGCTCGGGGTCCAGCCAGCCAGGTAGGCTCATCTCGGGTCGCTCCGGCGCCAGGGGTTGTCCGGCCGGATTGCGAAGCCCGTGCCGCGAGGAGATGGCAGGCCCGGAGCAGCGGAGCGCGCAGCTTTTGCGCCCGCGCCCCCAGCCACCGCAAGCGTTGCGCGGGCGGGGGCCGGGCGCGCCGGGCCGGCGGACGGCACGCATCCTGAAAAGGCCTGGGGGCAGCAATGGGGCGTGCCCCCAGCGTTCGCCAACCCTCCATCCGGAGTCATTCCATGTCCATCGTCTGCGCAACCGACCTCTCCGAGGGTTCCCGTCAGGCCGCGGAGGTGGCCGCGCGCATCGCGGCCCGCCGGGGCCAGCCGCTCTGGCTCGTCCATCAAATCCATCCGGATCAGCTCCGGGTCGCGGCCGAGCCCGTGCGCGAGGGCCTGCGGGCGCTGCTGCGCGAGGAGACGCGGCGGCTGGAGCCCCTGGGCGCGCGGGTGGAGTCCACCCTGCTGGAGAGCGCCTCCGCGCGGGCCCTGGCCGTCTTCTGTGAAGCGCACGAGGCGCGGCTGCTGCTGGTGGGGACGCCGCGCGACGAGCCCGCCGCCCTGGGTTCGGGCGTCAGCCTGGAGCGCATCGCGCGCAACTGCGCGGTGCCGCTGCTGCGGGTGCGCGACGCCGCGCCCTTCGAGGCCTGGCTTGGAGGGACCCGGCCCCTGCGCGTGATGTTCGGCGTGGACCGCTCCCACGGCAGCGAGGCCGCCCGGCGCTGGCTGACGGAGCTGGCCGCGGATGGGCCCCTGGAGCTGCTGGCGGGGCACGTCTACTACGCCTTCGAGCAGTGCCGGCGCCTGGGGCTGCCCACGCCCATGAACCTGGATGAGGTGGCGCCCCGCATCGAGGAGGTGCTCCACCGGGAGATCTCGGCGCTGGCGGCCCCGGACACCGGCGCCGCGCCGCGCGTGCACCTGCGCATGGCGGTGGGGCGCGCCGCGGACCACCTGGTGGACCTGGCCCGCGAGGCGGAGGCGGACCTGCTGGTGGTGGGAACGCACCCGCACAACGTCCTGGGCAACCTGGCCTCGGTGGCGCACCACGCCCTGCGGCTCGCGCCCATGGCGGCGGCCGTGGTGCCGGTGACGCCCGCGGCCTCCCGTGGCGAGGCGCCGCTGCCCCAGGTGCGGCGGCTGCTGGTGGCCACGGACCTGTCGCCGCTCGCGGACGAGGCCATTCCGTTCGCCTTCGCGCTGGCCCCCACGGGCGCGGAGGTGCACCTGGTGACGGTGGTCCCCGAACGCGCCGGCGCGGACCTCCACCGCGACCTGAAGCAGCGCCTGATGGAGCGCGTGCCGCGGGGGCTGGACACCCGGAACGTCACCACGCGGCTGGAGGTCCTCCACGGCGAGGACGTCGCGCTCGCGCTCGTGCAGGCCGCGGAGCGGATGGACGCGGAGCTGGTCTGCCTGGGCTCGCGCGGCCACGGGGGCATGAAGGAGGCGCTGCTCGGGTCGGTGGCGCGCAAGGTGCTGGCCCAGAGCCGCCGGCCCGTGCTCGTGCTGCGTCCGCCCGTGCGCTGAGAAGCGCGGACATCCCCGGCG comes from Corallococcus macrosporus and encodes:
- a CDS encoding HAD-IC family P-type ATPase; translation: MSAAHGEVAVAVAAAPEQRMGLGQQEAEARLRQHGPNTLTREQPASAWRFLARQFRSGMVWLLLGACGVAALLGEGADAVAIATIVVLNALVGFLQEYRADRAVLALRALTAPGARVLRDGVSAVIPASQVVPGDALVLEAGDVVAADARLLTAHALLTLEAALTGESTPVDKQVGALPDSTPLAERRDRVFMGTSVAAGTAVAEVTATGMETELGRIAHLVRTAQVSQTPLQQRLEGVTRMLLVLCVAVGALVAGLGLMRGESGVALLLAAVALAVAAVPEGLPTVVTLALAVGVQRMVKGHVLVRRMQAVETLGSATVICTDKTGTLTLGIMEVREVWPPASAHRVLEVAAACCDAELPARGQEGPGAGDPTELALLVAARATGVERADVERERPRVSEQPFDSDRRRMSILRSDGVLYVKGALEALLPLCKQVPPGVTEALASLAGRALRVLAVAEGKGPEERDLTLVGLVGLADPPRPEAVEAVRAAREAGVRTVMITGDHPATALAIAKELGLLREGESPEGIVHARATAEQKLQIVRGWKARGEVVAMTGDGVNDAPALREAHIGIAMGRTGAEVTREASDLILTNDNFASIVAAVREGRGIYENIRKTLVYLLAGNGGELVLMLCASLLGLPLPLLPLHLLWVNLVTDGLPALALVMDPAPPDVMRRPPRRPEEPMLGRREWASVLATGLLDACVTLGTFLWALERMSQEEARTLTFTVLVFCQVLRAFAARSAGMVHWEVGSFSNGPLLGVVAGTLALQVALPEVPLLAAFFSLVPLDAAHLALALGLGLIPVSVLELRKLLARGMTRRSRA
- a CDS encoding universal stress protein, with translation MSIVCATDLSEGSRQAAEVAARIAARRGQPLWLVHQIHPDQLRVAAEPVREGLRALLREETRRLEPLGARVESTLLESASARALAVFCEAHEARLLLVGTPRDEPAALGSGVSLERIARNCAVPLLRVRDAAPFEAWLGGTRPLRVMFGVDRSHGSEAARRWLTELAADGPLELLAGHVYYAFEQCRRLGLPTPMNLDEVAPRIEEVLHREISALAAPDTGAAPRVHLRMAVGRAADHLVDLAREAEADLLVVGTHPHNVLGNLASVAHHALRLAPMAAAVVPVTPAASRGEAPLPQVRRLLVATDLSPLADEAIPFAFALAPTGAEVHLVTVVPERAGADLHRDLKQRLMERVPRGLDTRNVTTRLEVLHGEDVALALVQAAERMDAELVCLGSRGHGGMKEALLGSVARKVLAQSRRPVLVLRPPVR